TAGACTTAAGGAATTTGGAGAATATCTTGAAGATGAAATTGAAAACCTTCAAGAAATTAAACAAGTTGATATTCGTGGTGCTCAAGAAAAAGAAGTTGAAGTTGCTGTAGACATCTACCAAATGATGGCTGCTCAAGTAAGTTTCGATGATATTCTAAATGCCATCGGAAGAGAAAACATGACTATGTCTGCCGGGAATTTAATTTCTAGTGGACAACGACGTACCATTCGAATTTTAGGTGAAATTGAAGACCCGAAAGAACTAGAAGGCTTTGTTGTAAAATCTGAAATGAACAACCCTATTTACTTGAAAGACGTTGCTAAAGTCAGTTTTAAAGACGAAGACAAAACTACTTACGCTAGAGAATTTGGACACCAAGTGGTTATGCTAGACGTTAAAAAACGTGCTGGTAAAAACATGGTAGCAGCCGCCGAACAAATAGAAGTTATTGTTAGCGATGCTATAAAAAATGTTTTTCCACCAGACCTTAAAGTCACTATTGCCAACGATCAATCTTCTAAAACCATTGGACAAGTAGACGATTTAGTAAACAATATTATTTTTGGTATCATACTAGTTGTTACCGTTTTAATGTTCTTTTTAGGATTTAAAAACGCACTTTTTGTTGGTTTCGCCATCCCGATGTCTATGTTTATGTCTTTAATGATATTAGACTTATTGGGCTACACCATGAACACCATGATTCTTTTCGGACTTATTATGGGGCTTGGTATGCTGGTAGATAACGGTATTGTGGTAGTAGAAAACGTATATCGCCTTATGAGTGAAGAAGGCATGAGTCGTGTTGAAGCTGCTAAAAAAGGGATTGGCGAAATTGCTTATCCTATCATTATATCTACCGCAACTACGGTTGCCGCCTTTATACCTTTAGGTTTATGGCCTGGTGTTATGGGGCAGTTTATGAAGTACTTCCCGATTACGCTTTCGGTAGTTTTAGGATCTTCATTATTTGTGGCTATCTTTTTCAACTCTGTTTTAGTATCTAAATACATGACAGTTGAGGATAAAAATATGCCTTTAAAACAAATTATAAGAATTTCAGTAATATTTGGGATCATCGGGCTTTTAATCATGTTCTTAGGTGGTACTTATAATGCCTTAGGAACACTAATGGTATCTGTTGTTGTTCTACTTTGGATTTACCGTTTATTCCTTAGAAATTGGTCTAATAGCTTTCAAAATAAAGTATTACCTGTTTGGGAGAGAGCTTACGAGAAATCGCTACGCTACGCCTTGAGTGGCAGAAAGCCAATACTTATTACCGTTGTTACATTTATCTTGTTAATTGTAGCCTTTATGGGCTTTGGCGCATCGGTAGGAAGCCAACGTACTAAAGTAGAGTTTTTTCCAGACAATAAACCAAATCAAATTATTGTTTATATCGAATACCCTGAAGGTACAGATATTAAAAAAACCAATGCCATTACAAAAGAAATCGAAGGTCGTGTTTATAAAATCTTAAACGACGATATGTACATGAATGATGATTTCAACTTTTTAACAGAAAGTGCTGTGTCTCAAGTTGGTGAAGGCGCTGGAAATCCGCAAACCGATGGTGGTTCTGCTGCAGAAATGCCACACCGTGCTAAAATTACCGCGAGTATGCGCGAGTACAAATTTAGAGAAGGTGCAGATAGCCAAGAGCTTCTTAAAAAGGTGCAAGCCGATTTAAAAGATGTTTATCCTGGTATTGCTATTTCTGTCGAAAAAGATGCCAACGGACCGCCTGCAGGTTACCCTATTAATGTTGAATTAGAAGGAAATGATTATAGCGAACTTATTGCTACGGCAGAAAGCATGCGCGATTTTATAAACTCTAAA
The window above is part of the Algibacter sp. L3A6 genome. Proteins encoded here:
- a CDS encoding efflux RND transporter permease subunit — its product is MTKKKKEVLKEFRLASWAIDNKTTMYVLIALILFLGTGSYFSMPRENFPEIKETKIYISSIYPGNTAEDIEKLITDPIEDKLKTLSNVVEITSTSQEDYSIVVVEFDEKITVEAAKQKVKDEIDSESSGEDWPTFNGAKVEPNVFDLSMSEEIPILNINISGDYPVDRLKEFGEYLEDEIENLQEIKQVDIRGAQEKEVEVAVDIYQMMAAQVSFDDILNAIGRENMTMSAGNLISSGQRRTIRILGEIEDPKELEGFVVKSEMNNPIYLKDVAKVSFKDEDKTTYAREFGHQVVMLDVKKRAGKNMVAAAEQIEVIVSDAIKNVFPPDLKVTIANDQSSKTIGQVDDLVNNIIFGIILVVTVLMFFLGFKNALFVGFAIPMSMFMSLMILDLLGYTMNTMILFGLIMGLGMLVDNGIVVVENVYRLMSEEGMSRVEAAKKGIGEIAYPIIISTATTVAAFIPLGLWPGVMGQFMKYFPITLSVVLGSSLFVAIFFNSVLVSKYMTVEDKNMPLKQIIRISVIFGIIGLLIMFLGGTYNALGTLMVSVVVLLWIYRLFLRNWSNSFQNKVLPVWERAYEKSLRYALSGRKPILITVVTFILLIVAFMGFGASVGSQRTKVEFFPDNKPNQIIVYIEYPEGTDIKKTNAITKEIEGRVYKILNDDMYMNDDFNFLTESAVSQVGEGAGNPQTDGGSAAEMPHRAKITASMREYKFREGADSQELLKKVQADLKDVYPGIAISVEKDANGPPAGYPINVELEGNDYSELIATAESMRDFINSKNVQGIDELKIDVNKSKPSMQVIVDRKKAGELGVSTGQVGQQLRNAIFGSKAGIYKEDGEDYDIYVRFNKEDRYNTSAIFNQKMTFRDMASGQVKEIPVSAVAKQSNTSGFSAIKHKDVKRVVTLYSALAPGYTDAAAIVSKIQNEMKSFTQKPSDVSIDYTGQIEEQNKQMAFLMGAFFTGLGLIFFILIFQFNSVSKPGIIMLAIFLSLIGVFGGIVLTGSSFVIMMTMMGIISLAGIVVNNGVVLLDYTQLLIDRKKAIHNLEEDQYLQTAELLEAIITGGKARLRPVLLTAITTILGLVPLAIGLNINFFTLFSEFNPHIYMGGDNVIFWGPLAWTVIYGLFIATFLTLIVVPILFYLVTRSKMKIYSNRVVALKPIDDKEVFKTNKRIEE